The Puniceicoccaceae bacterium DNA segment GTCTGTTCGAGCAGCACTTCCCGATGCATGGTGTCGCGGGTGCCGTTCATGATTTCCGAAATCAGCGCGAGCGATGCCTTCGCCTCCAGAGTAGCCTGCTGCAACTCATAGTCGGTGATCGTTGGTTCCTGCCAGTGTTGCACCATCAGAAACGACATCACCGCAATCGCTGCAACCGCACTCACCGCCTGGAGGGATCGAAGCCCCTGCCCTAAACCCACGTACCATGGAATCGTGACTTCATCCGTTCCGGCAATGGATTCGAGTCGTTCACTCAGGGTATCCGGACAACAGATCTCCTGCGCTGCGAGGCGCACGTCCCTGACCGCATTGCGATGCGCTTGATACAGAGCTTCCACCCGGGGATTCTGTCGGCGCACGTGGTGCACGATCAGGCGGTCAAACCAGCTCCCGTCTTCGTAGGCGACAAGCAGGATGCGCTCCTCCATGACCGGTGTTACCAGGTATGGACGTCCTTTAAATGTTCCTTTCATATCTCAGCTCCTGTTGCAAAAGTTTGCGTGCACGCAGTAGGTGCACTTTTACGGTGTTCAGCGGAATTCCCGTCGCGTCGGCAATCTCCCGGTATTTCAGCCCCTGGATTTCATACATGAGAAAAATCGGACGGATTTTATCCGGAAGGGACGCAATGGCTTTTTCAATACGTTTTCCCAAGGTTTGGTGCTCCAGTTGATCCCGGGGATCGGTATCATGAGGTGGATCCATGTCAAAATTCTGGTACTCTTGAATTTCCACATGGCGATCTCCCGTGCGCTGTCGCTTGCGAATCATGTCGATGCAGTGATTGTAGGTCGTTCGCATCAACCAGCTCTTCACCTTGAGCATCTGGATTTCGTCAAAATGATTCCAAAGTTTGATGAATACTTCCTGAGTCGCATCCTGCGCGTCCGCCTCGTTGCGCAACGTGTAGTAGGCGTAGCGGAACACCCGATCCTTGTGATCGAGCACGCATTTTTGATATCTCGCTTTCCTGAACATTGGAATCCTGATTGGCTTCTCAATGGAGACGTCACCATCAACAGAGATGTTTCAAAAAGGAATACAAATTTTCAACCCTGTCGAAGTCAGAATCCCATTTGACTGCAAAGCCCCAATTCGACTGGGTCAGTCAATCTGACGTTACGATTTCTGATGGCCTTGCACGATCCTGTCCGGACAACACAATGTCAGACATCACTCAACCCCAAGCCATCCCAAACCGACATGCGAATCCTCCTTCCCTGCCTCACCCTCCTTTGTATCCATATTTCTTCAAAAGCCAGTGATCCCGCTGCTATTCCGGTCGAGCACTTTGCCGCCGATCCGTTATTCACTCACGCTTCGCTGTCCCCGGAAGGTGATTCCATCGCATTTCTTCGCGAATTTGGAAATCTTTCGTACCTCTGCTTCCTCGATCTCGAGTCCGAAGAAATCCGCCGTCTCAAACTCGGCTCAGCCCCTGCCTACCATACCCGTGTTTCCCGGGAAGTCGGCAGCTATACATGGATCAACAATGACCGTCTGCTGTTGACCACGATGGTATGGGACCGCACGTACGGCAGTATCGCGATCAACAAGGACGGTTCCCGGTGGAAGGGACTCACCGGCTACGAAAACGCTCCCGATTCCAACCTGGTTGTGGCCGCATTGGAAGTCTTGTCCACTGCAGGCGACAATGGGGATGAAATCCTCATGCTCGACCGCCGGGCTTTGGATGGGCGGGATCGCATGTTTCCTCATGTCATTCGTCTCAACACCGTGTCGGGGACGTTTCAAACCCTCCAGGAAAATCCCGGTGACATCGCCTCTTGGATCCTCGATCCAAATGGTGACATTCGTATTGGCGTAAAACAGGGAGCGTCCAATGAGCTGATTTACCGCAAGGATTCAGACGCTCCGTGGACTTCCATCACACTGCCCGGCAGGGGACGCGAAAAACTGCGAGTGCTGGGTTTTGGCAGGGACTCCCAATTCTATGTGCGCGGCTTCAACGAACATGACCGCTGGTGCCTCTACCCTTATGATCTCGAACTTCAGCAGCTCGGAGATGCCATTTTGTCGGATGCTCTCTATGATTCCGTGCCCGAGGGTCGGGTTCCATCTTACGCCGGCATTTCACTTTCATCCCCCATTTCTTCTGCCAAAGACAATCGTCTGCTGGGGATGCACTGGGTCAGCGAGACCCCTCGGGTCGCGTGGTTTGACGAGCACTATGCCAAGATCCAGTTAAGCGTCGACCGGGCATTGCCTGAGACTGTCAATCTTTTCATCGGCTCCTCCGAAGATGAATCGAAGTTGCTGTTCCTTTCCATGTCTGACGTGCAACCCGGGATCTATCACCTGCTCGACCAGAATGCGCGTTCCCTTCGTCCCATCGGTTCGCGCATGCCCTGGCTAAACCCTGATCAACTCTCTCCGATGCTGGCAATCCATTATGAAACCCGGGATGGGCTGACGGTGCACGGCTACCTCACGTTGCCACAGCATCTCGAACCCAAGGCTCTGCCAACAGTCATCCTCCCCCACGGTGGCCCTTGGGTAAGGGATGTCTGGAGTTTTGATCCACTCGTGCAGTTGCTCGCAAGCCGTGGCTATGCGGTGCTGCAAGTGAACTACCGTGGATCCATTGGTTACGGCTCCGAGTTTCGCATGGCCGGAACCCGGGAAATTGGTGGAAAAATACAGGATGATATCGACGACGGAACCCAATGGATCGTGAAGACCGGTATTGCCGACCCAGAACGCCTCGCCATCCTTGGGCACAGCTATGGGGGTTACAGCGCACTCTTTGCAGTCGGCACCCAACCCGAGCGCTATCGCTGTGCCATTTCAATTGCCGGAGTCAGTGATTGGCATGCCATGTTCCGCAACGACAGCACGCGTCCGGAATACCGGCGTGCATCTGCCTTCTGGATGAAAGAAATCGGTGATCCCACGCTCGACGAACAGCGGATCCAGGAGATCTCACCCTATTTTTTTGCCGATCAAATCCGCGTTCCCGTACTCTTCATTCACGGGAAAGAAGACAGCACCGTTCCAATCAGCCAGAGCAAGCGCATGGCCAGCAAACTACGCAAAGCAGGCACCCCCGTTGAAGAATCCTACTTCGGATGGGAGACCCATGGATTAGGCAAACAGCGCTCCCGCGAAGCAGCCTACACCCAAATCCTCGAATTTCTCACCCAATACCTCAACCGCTGAGCATGCTCGACAGATCCTACCGCTGAACAGAGGTTGCTGAAGCGACACGGCACACCTTTACCCTTCCTCTCGCGACAAGCGGATCTCATACAATGAAGGTTGAATTTCATGCAGCTTTGTTGCAATGATGCCCCATTCTCATCTCGCAGCGATCACAAGGTGCACCTGCCTTCGCACTCCCCATCCTGACACACCACTCCCACCCGATGACCATCAGCCGACTTCCCCGAATCGCTCTCGTCTTCATGCTGCGACTGGAAGAAAATGTCGCCATTCTCAACGCAATTTCGACCTACAATCGATTCCATGAAAAATGGAGTGCCTTCATCGACGATCAAGCCCATGCCCAAAAGGATCCCGACTGGTTACTGAGCAAAGCACGGTGGGATGGAATCATTTGCAGACACTCCGCACCAGCCCTCTTCGATGCCTGCGTTCAACAGCGCATTCCCGTGGTCGACCTCAGTGACGATCCCCACCGCACCCCCGGGGTGCCCAAGATCCGCCCGGACAACGCCGCGATCGGGCATTCTGGAGCAGAACATTTCCTCGAACGTGGATACCGGCATTTCGGGTTTTGCGGATTTCAAAACGAAATCTGGGCGGCAGAACGTCGCATCGGTTTTGTTGAAGCCCTGCAGTTGGCAGGGCATGACTGCCATTGTCTGGAGAACGAATACCCAAAAGTTTCCACCCCGGGCTGGGAAGAACAGGAGGAAAGCGAGATCGGCAAATGGCTCGAGTCCCTTCCCAAACCCATCGCAATCATGGCCTGCAATGACATGCGCGCCCTACAGGTCATCAATGCCTGTCGCAATCATGGTCTGGAGGTTCCGGGTGAGGTCGCAGTTCTCGGTGCCAACAATGAAACCTGTCGCTGCGAGTTGTCACTGCCGCAACTGTCAAGCGTCCCCCTCAATACGGAATACTACGGTCAGAAGGCCGCCCAGATGATCACCAGTCTGATTCATGGACAACCCATCGGTGAAAAAGAGGTGTTTGTCGAACCCCTTGATGTCGTCACCCGACGATCCACCGACTTTCTTTCCATTGACGACCCCCATGTCTCCGCCGCCCTCAAAATCATCCGCGAGCGCGCCTGCAAGGGAGTGAACGTGGATGAAATCACGCGGGAGATCCACGTGTCCCGCAGCCTGCTCGAACGTCGATTCCGAAAATTTCTCGGACGCTCACCCCAGGCCGAAATCCGCAATCTGCAGATCCAGCGCATCAAGGAGTTGCTTCGTGAGACCGACTACACCCTTGCCCACATCGCAGAGCTGGTCGGCTTCGAACACCCGGAATACATGTGTGTGGTTTTCAAAAAATCAACCCAGCTGACCCCCAATCGCTACCGTCAGCGCGTTCAGGGAAAATCCGATTGAATCATGCCGTGATCTTGCAGTTATGTGAATAAATTTCTCATTCATTGCCAGCAGATCACCTGATAGCATGAGCCGCATTTTCAAAACCGAATCAACACCTTACGTATGACCCAATCCACAACCCTGAAAGCACCCGCACTTCCCAACCTTCCATGGCAGGAGCGACCTGAAAACTGCCCGGATCCCGTGTGGCGCTGCTCTGCCAATCCCATCATTTCCTGGAATCCCATTCCATGTGGTGCACGGGTTTTCAACAGCGCAGCCCTTCCCTACGACGGTGCATTCATCGGCGTGTTGAGAGTTGACTACAAAAATGGGCGTCCCCAACTGCACCTTGCCCGCAGTCAGGACGGTCTGCAGTGGGATATCGAGCCGCAAATGATCCAGTGGCAGGATGCAAATGGGAAACCTGTGTGCAATTCTTACGCCTATGATCCCCGGCTCGTGAAAATAGAGGACACCTACTACATCACCTGGTGTGATGATTTCCCGGGAGCGTCGATCGGCATGGGTTACACACGCGATTTCAAAACCTTCGTCAAAGCGGAAAACCCATTCATGCCCTTCAACCGCAATGGGGTTCTGTTTCCGCGCAAAATCAACGGCGAATACATGATCCTGAGCCGCCCCAGTGACAGCGGCCACACTCCGTTCGGCGAAATCATCCTCAGCCACTCCAAGGATCTTACCTACTGGGGAAAACATCGTCCCGTCATGAAAAATGGGGGATCAGGATGGTGGCAGGGAACCAAAATCGGTGCTGGTCCGGTCCCCATTGAAACCCGCGAGGGCTGGCTGCTTTTTTATCATGGAGTCTCCGGCACCTGCAACGGGTTCGTCTACAGCATGGGCGCAGCACTGCTCGATCTCGACGAACCCTGGAAGGTTCGCTACCGCACCCGCGACTACCTTCTCACGCCCGAGAAGGATTATGAAATCAGCGGCTTTGTCCCCAATGTGATCTTCCCCTGTGCCACTCTGCACGACGGGGCAACCGGGCGCATCGCCATCTACTACGGGGCTGCCGACACCTATACCGCCGTCGCCTTTACCCAGGTGGATGGCCTGCTCGACTATCTTAAGGCCAATTCCGAGGTCTGATGCATCCATGCGGCCAGCTGCTCCGCGTTCAGCAGGAACGGCGCTTGAGCAGCGGGCATTGAAAAATTTCAACCCCATGCCGGAAATCCCGCTCCTGGATGCGTTCCAGGATGCGGTCCACCACGTCGTCCATGGGTTGGGAAAAAGTCGTCAGCGACGGGAAAAACTGCCCGCTGAAATGAATGTTGTCAAAGCCCGTCACCCGAATGTCATCCGGGATCGCAATGCCCCGCTGCAACAGTCCTTTCATCACTCCAAGCGCTATCTGGTCAATCGTACACACGATGATATCGGGCAGGGATCCCTCATCGCAGAGCTGCCCCGCGAAGGTATTGCCCGCATCAAAAAATGGCTTCCCTTTCACAAGCGCCATGCGAACATCAAAACCCTTGTCCCGAAAGGCAGCTTCCATCGCGCGTGCGCGAATCGTGTGATTGGGAAGTTCCGCACCGAGCACCAGAATGCGCCGGTAATCGAGCGAATCAAGATAGTCAGCCAGTTCCCGTGCCGCTCCCGTCTCATCGGGACAGTAGGAAATCGAATCTTCACCCGGCACCGTATGCCCAATGCGAAAGATTGGTGCGACCTGGATGTCCCGATGCACTGCCCCACTGAAATCACTGCCAAGGATGATCACCGCATCCAGAATGTGCTGCCGCAGCGGAGTGAGGTCGCGCTCATCAATCTGGCGATCCGAAAATCCCACCAGCACCGTTGAATACCCCTTGGAGTGCAGCTTGTCCTGTAGGGTGCCGACAAAATCACTGAAAAAGGGGTCCTTGAAGTCATAAACCACCACGCCCACCGTCTGGGTCGATTTCCCTTTGAGTGCCTGGGCGGCACGATTCGGAACATAGCCCACCTCTCTGGCTACGCGCTCAACCTCTGCGATCGTATCGAGCGGAACCCCGATTTCACGGGCAGTTCCCGACAGTACACGGGATACCAGTGAGATGGAAACTCCCATCCGGGCTGCAATTTCTTTCTGGGTCACACGTGCCATGATTCAGGATCGTTTTGCCAATTCAGCACCCACAAAATGCCAAGGCTGCGAAGGTAAAGCAGGATGCTAGTGGAGGTTCAAAACAAAATCAACTCAAACGTTTGAGATAGAGCTTGATTTTTTTGTTCGGCTCGATTGGTCTGGATGTGCAATGAAAAAGGTACTCGTCACCACCACTTCGTTTCAAGATACTCCGGGTTCTCACCAGGACCTGCTCAATTCCTGCAACTGGCAGGTATCCTATGCACGGGGACCGCTCAGCGAGAACCAGATTCTGGAGTTGGTCGGAGATTTTGACGGCATCATCTGCGGCGACGATGTATTCTCACGCCGTGTCTTCGAGAAGGCGCTTCCTCGTCTTCAATTTCTCAGCAAATACGGTATCGGCGTAGACAAAATCGACGTTCAGGCAGCCACCGAACTCGGCATCCCCGTCTTTTTTACTCCCGGAGTCAACCACACGACCGTTGCCGAGCACACCTTCATGCTCATGCTCATGCTGGTCAAAAAGGCACCTTTTCACATCAACGCGGTGAGGCAGGGCCAGTGGAAGCGTCAGACCGGCAATGAGATCTGGGGAAAAACCATCGGGATTGTCGGTCTCGGCCGCATCGGCAAGGAAGTTGCCCTGCGCGCGAAAGCATTCGGACTGAAGGTCATTGGCTATGATGTGTATTGGGATGATGTATTTGCAAGCGAACATGGGATCACACGTGCGGCATCCTACGACCAGGTTTGGAGCGATGCAGACTTCATCACCCTGCACACCAATCTCAATGCTGAGACCCATCACCTCGTTCGAAACGAGACACTCGCCAAAATGAAGGACGGGGTCTACATCGTGAATTGCGCACGCGGAGAAATCGTTCACACCCAGGACATGGTGCAGGCCCTGCAATCGGGAAAGGTTGCCGGTTATGGAACCGATGTTCTCGACGATGAACCGCCCCGTCCCGACCATGCCCTGCTTTCCCTTGAAAATTGCATCATCACGCCCCACATCGGATCACGCACCTACGAAAGTGTGGTGCGACAGGCGACCAAATCGATTCAAAACCTGAAAAATGCATTTGAGGGCAAGCAGCCTCTGGCACAGGTGAATCAGGTTCCCATTGTCAAATAAGATCCCGTTGCAACCCCGAAACCCCTGTGTTAGCAATAGCGAACACTTTCGTTCCGATCCATTGATCCACTATGACTGAAACCTTCTACGTCGTTCCGGAATCCGTGCACAACGCTCTGGTCAAGGCCGCCTACGAGCAGCGCGGATTCGATTCCACCGAGGCAGATTATGCCGCACGATTCAGTGCCTACGCCACGCGTCATGGCATTCGCACGCATAACGCTCTCAAGGCCCTGCACCTCGATCACTTGTTTGGAAGTAGCGCGGGGGGATGCCAGCCCGGTGCCCAGATCGAAAAAATCCCCACTCGATTTGCAGCTTCCGAAGTCTGGAACGCAAACCGCAAACTCGGTCAGGCCACAGCCTACGAGGCTATCGAGACCGCAATGTCGCTGGCTGATCGATACGGCATCGGCATGGTGAGCGTCGACAATGCATTTCACTATCTCTGGGGAGGCGGATATGTGCTCGAGGCCGCAAGCCGGGGGTATATCGCCTACACCAACTGTACTGCGGCACTCGCCGAAGTGGTTCCTTTTACTGGCAAGTTTCCGACTCTGGGCACCAATCCCCACAGCTGGGCCTTTCCAACCCGGAAGGCCATCGGATTCGATCTTGTCGTCGACTGGGCAACCAGCGTCGTTGCCATGGGGCGCGTTCAGCAGTTCCTGAGAGAGGGCAAGTCCCTGCCGCCCAACGCAGCCGTGGATGCTGACGGCAAGCTGACCACCGATCCTGCGCAAGTGAAAGCCCTGGTTCCCTTCGGAGCACACAAGGGCTACGGACTGAGTCTGATCAACGAACTGGTAGGTGCCTATATCGGGGGGTCCCTGCCAACTCTGCGCAGTCGCTGGGATCAGCAGCCCGAGGAAAAACACACCCCCGCCTTCTTTTTCCAGGTTATGCATCCCGAAGCACTCAGCGGTGGGAACTTCGCCATGGGTCGCAGTCAGAGCGAAAACGTGAAAGCCGTGATTGCGGACATCCTGGGTCATGGAAATGAGAACTGCATGCTGCCCGGGCAGATGGAGGCCGAGTTTTTCCAACGATCCGAATTGAATAACGGTTTACTTTTTTCCGAAAAAGAAATCGAAGCATTCCAGGAGGTTGCGTCCGAATGCGGGGTTTCACCCTGGAACCTCAGCGATTTTTCCATCGCACAATGACGCAAGCTGTAGATTCAACCCAAACTCATTCATTTCAGACCATCATGCCACTATCCATCAAACCGAAATCATCCTGTCAATTTGACGAGGTCTCCCTTGGCGAGGTCATGCTCCGACTCGATCCGGGCGAAGGCCGCGTGCGAACCACCCGCCAGTTTCAGGCCTGGGAAGGCGGCGGCGAATACAATGTCGCCCGAGGGCTTCGCAAGTGCTTCGGACTCAAAACTGCGGTCGTCACCGCATTTGCGGACAATGAAGTCGGTCGCCTGATCGAGGATTTCATCCTTCAGGGCGGCGTGGATACATCCTTCGTGCAGTGGAAAAAATACGACGGCATCGGGCGTGAGGTGCGCAATGGACTCAACTTCACTGAACGTGGATTTGGAATCCGTGGAGCCGTCGGCGTGCCCGACCGGGCCAACACTGCGGCCAGTCAGATCAAACCCGGTGACATCGACTGGGAATATCTCTTTGGAACGCTCGGAGTTCGCTGGTTTCACACGGGTGGCATCTACGCCGCACTGAGCGAAACCGCAGCCGAAACCACCATCGAAGCCGTGAAGGCAGCAAACAAACACGGCACCATTGTCAGTTACGATCTCAACTACCGACCTTCCCTCTGGAACGCAATTGGCGGGCTGAAAAAAGCACAGGAGGTCAATCGCGAGATCGCAAAATACGTGGATGTGATGATCGGCAATGAAGAGGACTACACCGCCTTTCTCGGCTTTGAGGTCGAGGGCGTGGATGAAAACATCTCCCACATTGAAATTGATGCCTTCAAGAAGATGATCCAAACCGCCGTAGCCGCATTCCCGAACTTCAAGGCCACCGCTACAACGCTGCGCCAGGTGCGCACGGCGACAGTCAATGACTGGGGTGCGATTGTCTGGCATGATGGAAACTTCTTTGAGTCCCGTGCTTACCCGGAACTGGAAATCCTGGATCGCGTCGGCGGTGGGGATTCCTTTGCCAGTGGCTTGATTTACGGCTTCCTGACCACCGGTGATCCGGAGAAAGCAGTCAATTATGGTGCTGCCCACGGCGCACTCGCGATGACCACTCCCGGCGATACTTCCATGGCAACTGTCAAGGAGGTCGAGAAGATCATGGGAGGTGGTGGAGCACGCGTCGTGCGCTGATTTCCAAGTGGGAACCCGGGCGTTGTTGCGCACGCTGCATCATACGCCTGTGCGGTTCCCTCCTGTGTTACTGCTGAAACCCTTACACTTCCCCAACTCACCCAATGAACACCCACACTGCACAACTCTTTGATCTGACTGGAAAAACCGCCGTGGTCATCGGTGGCACTGGCGAACTCTGCGGCGCCATGGCCCAAGGTCTCGCCGAAGCAGGGGCAACCGTCGTGATCGTCGGCCGCAGTGCCAGCAAGGCCGAGGCCCGCCTCAAGGCAATCGCCGAAGCAGGAGGGTCGGCTACGTTTCACAGCACCGACGTCTCCACTCGGGTCGCCTTGCAACAATTACTCGATGAGGTCGTCGCAACATTCGGCAAGGTAGACATCCTGATCAACGGTGCCGGTGTTA contains these protein-coding regions:
- a CDS encoding sigma-70 family RNA polymerase sigma factor, which encodes MLDHKDRVFRYAYYTLRNEADAQDATQEVFIKLWNHFDEIQMLKVKSWLMRTTYNHCIDMIRKRQRTGDRHVEIQEYQNFDMDPPHDTDPRDQLEHQTLGKRIEKAIASLPDKIRPIFLMYEIQGLKYREIADATGIPLNTVKVHLLRARKLLQQELRYERNI
- a CDS encoding S9 family peptidase, coding for MRILLPCLTLLCIHISSKASDPAAIPVEHFAADPLFTHASLSPEGDSIAFLREFGNLSYLCFLDLESEEIRRLKLGSAPAYHTRVSREVGSYTWINNDRLLLTTMVWDRTYGSIAINKDGSRWKGLTGYENAPDSNLVVAALEVLSTAGDNGDEILMLDRRALDGRDRMFPHVIRLNTVSGTFQTLQENPGDIASWILDPNGDIRIGVKQGASNELIYRKDSDAPWTSITLPGRGREKLRVLGFGRDSQFYVRGFNEHDRWCLYPYDLELQQLGDAILSDALYDSVPEGRVPSYAGISLSSPISSAKDNRLLGMHWVSETPRVAWFDEHYAKIQLSVDRALPETVNLFIGSSEDESKLLFLSMSDVQPGIYHLLDQNARSLRPIGSRMPWLNPDQLSPMLAIHYETRDGLTVHGYLTLPQHLEPKALPTVILPHGGPWVRDVWSFDPLVQLLASRGYAVLQVNYRGSIGYGSEFRMAGTREIGGKIQDDIDDGTQWIVKTGIADPERLAILGHSYGGYSALFAVGTQPERYRCAISIAGVSDWHAMFRNDSTRPEYRRASAFWMKEIGDPTLDEQRIQEISPYFFADQIRVPVLFIHGKEDSTVPISQSKRMASKLRKAGTPVEESYFGWETHGLGKQRSREAAYTQILEFLTQYLNR
- a CDS encoding XylR family transcriptional regulator — encoded protein: MTISRLPRIALVFMLRLEENVAILNAISTYNRFHEKWSAFIDDQAHAQKDPDWLLSKARWDGIICRHSAPALFDACVQQRIPVVDLSDDPHRTPGVPKIRPDNAAIGHSGAEHFLERGYRHFGFCGFQNEIWAAERRIGFVEALQLAGHDCHCLENEYPKVSTPGWEEQEESEIGKWLESLPKPIAIMACNDMRALQVINACRNHGLEVPGEVAVLGANNETCRCELSLPQLSSVPLNTEYYGQKAAQMITSLIHGQPIGEKEVFVEPLDVVTRRSTDFLSIDDPHVSAALKIIRERACKGVNVDEITREIHVSRSLLERRFRKFLGRSPQAEIRNLQIQRIKELLRETDYTLAHIAELVGFEHPEYMCVVFKKSTQLTPNRYRQRVQGKSD
- a CDS encoding glycoside hydrolase family 130 protein, which produces MTQSTTLKAPALPNLPWQERPENCPDPVWRCSANPIISWNPIPCGARVFNSAALPYDGAFIGVLRVDYKNGRPQLHLARSQDGLQWDIEPQMIQWQDANGKPVCNSYAYDPRLVKIEDTYYITWCDDFPGASIGMGYTRDFKTFVKAENPFMPFNRNGVLFPRKINGEYMILSRPSDSGHTPFGEIILSHSKDLTYWGKHRPVMKNGGSGWWQGTKIGAGPVPIETREGWLLFYHGVSGTCNGFVYSMGAALLDLDEPWKVRYRTRDYLLTPEKDYEISGFVPNVIFPCATLHDGATGRIAIYYGAADTYTAVAFTQVDGLLDYLKANSEV
- a CDS encoding LacI family DNA-binding transcriptional regulator, yielding MARVTQKEIAARMGVSISLVSRVLSGTAREIGVPLDTIAEVERVAREVGYVPNRAAQALKGKSTQTVGVVVYDFKDPFFSDFVGTLQDKLHSKGYSTVLVGFSDRQIDERDLTPLRQHILDAVIILGSDFSGAVHRDIQVAPIFRIGHTVPGEDSISYCPDETGAARELADYLDSLDYRRILVLGAELPNHTIRARAMEAAFRDKGFDVRMALVKGKPFFDAGNTFAGQLCDEGSLPDIIVCTIDQIALGVMKGLLQRGIAIPDDIRVTGFDNIHFSGQFFPSLTTFSQPMDDVVDRILERIQERDFRHGVEIFQCPLLKRRSC
- a CDS encoding phosphoglycerate dehydrogenase → MKKVLVTTTSFQDTPGSHQDLLNSCNWQVSYARGPLSENQILELVGDFDGIICGDDVFSRRVFEKALPRLQFLSKYGIGVDKIDVQAATELGIPVFFTPGVNHTTVAEHTFMLMLMLVKKAPFHINAVRQGQWKRQTGNEIWGKTIGIVGLGRIGKEVALRAKAFGLKVIGYDVYWDDVFASEHGITRAASYDQVWSDADFITLHTNLNAETHHLVRNETLAKMKDGVYIVNCARGEIVHTQDMVQALQSGKVAGYGTDVLDDEPPRPDHALLSLENCIITPHIGSRTYESVVRQATKSIQNLKNAFEGKQPLAQVNQVPIVK
- a CDS encoding Ldh family oxidoreductase codes for the protein MTETFYVVPESVHNALVKAAYEQRGFDSTEADYAARFSAYATRHGIRTHNALKALHLDHLFGSSAGGCQPGAQIEKIPTRFAASEVWNANRKLGQATAYEAIETAMSLADRYGIGMVSVDNAFHYLWGGGYVLEAASRGYIAYTNCTAALAEVVPFTGKFPTLGTNPHSWAFPTRKAIGFDLVVDWATSVVAMGRVQQFLREGKSLPPNAAVDADGKLTTDPAQVKALVPFGAHKGYGLSLINELVGAYIGGSLPTLRSRWDQQPEEKHTPAFFFQVMHPEALSGGNFAMGRSQSENVKAVIADILGHGNENCMLPGQMEAEFFQRSELNNGLLFSEKEIEAFQEVASECGVSPWNLSDFSIAQ
- a CDS encoding sugar kinase, whose translation is MPLSIKPKSSCQFDEVSLGEVMLRLDPGEGRVRTTRQFQAWEGGGEYNVARGLRKCFGLKTAVVTAFADNEVGRLIEDFILQGGVDTSFVQWKKYDGIGREVRNGLNFTERGFGIRGAVGVPDRANTAASQIKPGDIDWEYLFGTLGVRWFHTGGIYAALSETAAETTIEAVKAANKHGTIVSYDLNYRPSLWNAIGGLKKAQEVNREIAKYVDVMIGNEEDYTAFLGFEVEGVDENISHIEIDAFKKMIQTAVAAFPNFKATATTLRQVRTATVNDWGAIVWHDGNFFESRAYPELEILDRVGGGDSFASGLIYGFLTTGDPEKAVNYGAAHGALAMTTPGDTSMATVKEVEKIMGGGGARVVR